A window of the Tiliqua scincoides isolate rTilSci1 chromosome 5, rTilSci1.hap2, whole genome shotgun sequence genome harbors these coding sequences:
- the LIG1 gene encoding DNA ligase 1 isoform X1, translated as MQSTIRSFFQPLARTKLEKETAEKDHLEADWTPKREPAKREQLVNSTTLSPHSSVNPKSKKTAQIVNGEEDSGKTEERDAQARENKQISDSVPDQNVPESRISPSTSPAASNSPSPSSIPRRKTARKQLAKRKAEEGINDTNGIQEDPYAKKWKGDDAEDGLKRELDERSMEVEETKDDNSRLVELKTEKDAEEEKMLTLTKPSSKPISSFFAPRRTSVKAEKKQAPVTEESIPVAKSHKEDNSNDSRTGSSHKPSVALDPAEYNPSKGNYHPVHDACWDPGQRVPYLAVARTFEWIEEESARLKIIETLSNLFRSVIALTPEDLLPCVYLCLNRLGPAYEGLELGIGKTILMKALAQATGRQLDQIKAEAAEKGDLGVVAENSRTTQGIMFAPPKLSAATVFGKLQAIGRMTGSSSMNKKIDIIKALFVACRHSEARYVARSLEGKLRIGLAEQSVLSALAQAASLTPPGQKFPPEVLDAAKGKSSEVRKAWLEERALIVKQAFCELPNYDTIVSVLLEHGVESLPQHCKITPGIPLKPMLAHPTKGIGEVLKRFEEAAFTCEYKYDGERAQIHILENGEVHIYSRNQENNTTKYPDIVGRIPKVKKSTVQSCILDAEAVAWDPNSKQIQPFQVLTTRKRKGVDAADIQVQVCVYAFDLLYLNGQSLVREPLSMRRSLLHSSFTEVEGQFLFATSMDTSNTDEIAEFLERSIKDSCEGLMVKTLEVDATYEIAKRSHNWLKLKKDYLEGVGDTLDLVVIGAYLGKGKRAGTYGGFLLACYEKESEEFQSICKIGTGFSDEDLEKLYISLKDHVIPQPRPYYRWGGTAEPDHWLEAQHVWEVKCADLSISPVHKAATGLVDEEKGISLRFPRFLRIRDDKKPEEATASTQVAELYRKQQQIQNQQPVEKGDDDFY; from the exons ATGCAGAGCACCATACG ATCATTCTTCCAGCCTTTAGCACGGACTAAGCTTGAGAAAGAGACAGCAGAGAAGGATCACCTGGAAGCAGATTGGACGCCAAAAAG AGAACCTGCAAAACGTGAACAATTGGTGAATAGCACAACTCTTAGCCCACATTCCTCAGTGAATCCTAAAAGCAAAAAAACTGCCCAGATTGTTAATGGTGAAGAGGACTCCGGGAAAACAGAAGAAAGGGATGCACAGGCAAGAGAAAACAAGCAG ATATCTGATAGTGTTCCTGATCAGAATGTCCCTGAAAGTAGAATCTCTCCAAGCACCAGCCCAGCTGCTTCTAATTCACCCTCGCCCTCAAGCATCCCTCGTCGTAAAACTG CACGCAAGCAACTCGCCAAGCGTAAAGCAGAGGAAGGAATCAATGACACCAATGGCATTCAGGAGGATCCTTATGCCAAAAAATGGAAAGGAGATGATGCTGAAGATG GCTTGAAAAGAGAGCTGGATGAGAGGTCCATGGAAGTAGAAGAAACAAAAGATGACAATTCAAGGCTGGTAGAGCTTAAGACAGAAAAAGATGCAGAGGAAGAGAAGATGCTGACACTTACAAAGCCCTCTAGCAAGCCCATCTCTAGTTTTTTTG CCCCCAGAAGAACTTCTGTGAAGGCAGAAAAAAAGCAGGCACCTGTGACAGAAGAAAGTATACCTGTAGCAAAGAGCCATAAAGAAGACAATAGCAATGACAGTAGAACTGGCAG TTCTCACAAGCCATCTGTTGCACTTGACCCTGCAGAATACAACCCTTCAAAGGGCAACTATCATCCTGTGCATGATGCTTGCTGGGATCCTGGCCAAAG agTGCCATACTTGGCTGTGGCCCGTACATTTGAATGGATTGAGGAAGAATCTGCCCG GCTGAAAATCATAGAGACCCTGAGTAACCTTTTCCGGTCTGTGATTGCCCTAACTCCAGAAGACCTATTGCCTTGTGTCTACCTCTGTCTCAATCGGCTAGGTCCAGCCTATGAAGGCTTAGAACTGGGTATAGGCAAAACTATCCTCATGAAAGCCTTGGCTCAGGCCACCG GCCGGCAGCTAGACCAGATcaaggcagaggcagcagagaaAGGGGACCTGGGTGTGGTTGCTGAGAATAGCCGGACCACCCAAGGCATCATGTTTGCCCCACCGAAGCTTAGTGCTGCGACTGTCTTTGGCAAACTGCAGGCAATTGGGCGCATGACAGGAAGCTCT TCCATGAACAAGAAGATTGACATTATCAAGGCCTTGTTTGTTGCTTGTCGCCACTCAGAGGCACGCTATGTTGCTCG ATCGTTGGAAGGGAAACTGCGGATCGGGTTAGCAGAACAGTCTGTCTTGTCTGCCCTAGCTCAGGCAGCATCACTCACTCCTCCAGGACAAA AATTCCCCCCTGAAGTTCTAGATGCAGCTAAAGGCAAGTCTAGTGAGGTGCGCAAAGCCTGGCTGGAGGAGAGAGCCCTGATTGTTAAACAGGCCTTTTG tgaGCTACCAAATTATGACACCATTGTGTCTGTCCTCCTGGAGCATGGTgtggagagcctgcctcagcaCTGCAAGATCACACCAG gaatcCCCCtaaagcccatgctggcccacccAACCAAGGGCATTGGGGAAGTATTGAAACGCTTTGAGGAGGCAGCTTTCACCTGTGAATACAAGTACGATGGGGAACGAGCACAG ATCCACATCCTGGAGAATGGGGAGGTGCATATCTATAGCCGGAACCAAGAGAACAACACAACCAAGTACCCTGACATTGTCGGCCGTATCCCCAAG GTGAAAAAGAGCACTGTGCAGTCGTGTATCCTGGATGCAGAGGCTGTGGCCTGGGATCCCAATTCCAAACAGATCCAGCCCTTCCAGGTACTGACTACCCGCAAACGTAAG GGCGTGGATGCTGCAGATATCCAAgtgcaggtgtgtgtgtatgcattcgACTTGCTCTACCTCAACGGGCAG TCTCTGGTCCGAGAACCACTGTCGATGCGCCGGTCCTTGCTGCACAGTTCCTTCACCGAGGTTGAGGGCCAGTTCCTCTTTGCCACCTCCATGGACACTAGTAACACTGATGAGATAGCAGAGTTCCTAGAGCGCTCCATCAAAG ACTCATGTGAGGGGCTAATGGTGAAAACCCTGGAAGTGGATGCCACGTATGAAATTGCAAAGAGATCTCACAATTGGCTGAAG CTTAAAAAAGATTACCTGGAGGGTGTTGGAGACACACTGGACCTGGTGGTGATTGGTGCCTACCTAGGCAAGGGCAAGCGTGCAGGAACATATGGAGGCTTTCTCCTCGCCTGTTATGAGAAGGAAAGTGAGGAATTTCAGAGCATCTGCAAG ATTGGCACTGGATTCTCAGATGAGGACCTGGAGAAACTCTATATTTCCCTCAAG GATCATGTAATTCCACAGCCACGCCCATACTATCGGTGGGGTGGAACTGCTGAACCTGA
- the LIG1 gene encoding DNA ligase 1 isoform X3, with protein MQSTIRSFFQPLARTKLEKETAEKDHLEADWTPKREPAKREQLVNSTTLSPHSSVNPKSKKTAQIVNGEEDSGKTEERDAQARENKQISDSVPDQNVPESRISPSTSPAASNSPSPSSIPRRKTARKQLAKRKAEEGINDTNGIQEDPYAKKWKGDDAEDAPRRTSVKAEKKQAPVTEESIPVAKSHKEDNSNDSRTGSSHKPSVALDPAEYNPSKGNYHPVHDACWDPGQRVPYLAVARTFEWIEEESARLKIIETLSNLFRSVIALTPEDLLPCVYLCLNRLGPAYEGLELGIGKTILMKALAQATGRQLDQIKAEAAEKGDLGVVAENSRTTQGIMFAPPKLSAATVFGKLQAIGRMTGSSSMNKKIDIIKALFVACRHSEARYVARSLEGKLRIGLAEQSVLSALAQAASLTPPGQKFPPEVLDAAKGKSSEVRKAWLEERALIVKQAFCELPNYDTIVSVLLEHGVESLPQHCKITPGIPLKPMLAHPTKGIGEVLKRFEEAAFTCEYKYDGERAQIHILENGEVHIYSRNQENNTTKYPDIVGRIPKVKKSTVQSCILDAEAVAWDPNSKQIQPFQVLTTRKRKGVDAADIQVQVCVYAFDLLYLNGQSLVREPLSMRRSLLHSSFTEVEGQFLFATSMDTSNTDEIAEFLERSIKDSCEGLMVKTLEVDATYEIAKRSHNWLKLKKDYLEGVGDTLDLVVIGAYLGKGKRAGTYGGFLLACYEKESEEFQSICKIGTGFSDEDLEKLYISLKDHVIPQPRPYYRWGGTAEPDHWLEAQHVWEVKCADLSISPVHKAATGLVDEEKGISLRFPRFLRIRDDKKPEEATASTQVAELYRKQQQIQNQQPVEKGDDDFY; from the exons ATGCAGAGCACCATACG ATCATTCTTCCAGCCTTTAGCACGGACTAAGCTTGAGAAAGAGACAGCAGAGAAGGATCACCTGGAAGCAGATTGGACGCCAAAAAG AGAACCTGCAAAACGTGAACAATTGGTGAATAGCACAACTCTTAGCCCACATTCCTCAGTGAATCCTAAAAGCAAAAAAACTGCCCAGATTGTTAATGGTGAAGAGGACTCCGGGAAAACAGAAGAAAGGGATGCACAGGCAAGAGAAAACAAGCAG ATATCTGATAGTGTTCCTGATCAGAATGTCCCTGAAAGTAGAATCTCTCCAAGCACCAGCCCAGCTGCTTCTAATTCACCCTCGCCCTCAAGCATCCCTCGTCGTAAAACTG CACGCAAGCAACTCGCCAAGCGTAAAGCAGAGGAAGGAATCAATGACACCAATGGCATTCAGGAGGATCCTTATGCCAAAAAATGGAAAGGAGATGATGCTGAAGATG CCCCCAGAAGAACTTCTGTGAAGGCAGAAAAAAAGCAGGCACCTGTGACAGAAGAAAGTATACCTGTAGCAAAGAGCCATAAAGAAGACAATAGCAATGACAGTAGAACTGGCAG TTCTCACAAGCCATCTGTTGCACTTGACCCTGCAGAATACAACCCTTCAAAGGGCAACTATCATCCTGTGCATGATGCTTGCTGGGATCCTGGCCAAAG agTGCCATACTTGGCTGTGGCCCGTACATTTGAATGGATTGAGGAAGAATCTGCCCG GCTGAAAATCATAGAGACCCTGAGTAACCTTTTCCGGTCTGTGATTGCCCTAACTCCAGAAGACCTATTGCCTTGTGTCTACCTCTGTCTCAATCGGCTAGGTCCAGCCTATGAAGGCTTAGAACTGGGTATAGGCAAAACTATCCTCATGAAAGCCTTGGCTCAGGCCACCG GCCGGCAGCTAGACCAGATcaaggcagaggcagcagagaaAGGGGACCTGGGTGTGGTTGCTGAGAATAGCCGGACCACCCAAGGCATCATGTTTGCCCCACCGAAGCTTAGTGCTGCGACTGTCTTTGGCAAACTGCAGGCAATTGGGCGCATGACAGGAAGCTCT TCCATGAACAAGAAGATTGACATTATCAAGGCCTTGTTTGTTGCTTGTCGCCACTCAGAGGCACGCTATGTTGCTCG ATCGTTGGAAGGGAAACTGCGGATCGGGTTAGCAGAACAGTCTGTCTTGTCTGCCCTAGCTCAGGCAGCATCACTCACTCCTCCAGGACAAA AATTCCCCCCTGAAGTTCTAGATGCAGCTAAAGGCAAGTCTAGTGAGGTGCGCAAAGCCTGGCTGGAGGAGAGAGCCCTGATTGTTAAACAGGCCTTTTG tgaGCTACCAAATTATGACACCATTGTGTCTGTCCTCCTGGAGCATGGTgtggagagcctgcctcagcaCTGCAAGATCACACCAG gaatcCCCCtaaagcccatgctggcccacccAACCAAGGGCATTGGGGAAGTATTGAAACGCTTTGAGGAGGCAGCTTTCACCTGTGAATACAAGTACGATGGGGAACGAGCACAG ATCCACATCCTGGAGAATGGGGAGGTGCATATCTATAGCCGGAACCAAGAGAACAACACAACCAAGTACCCTGACATTGTCGGCCGTATCCCCAAG GTGAAAAAGAGCACTGTGCAGTCGTGTATCCTGGATGCAGAGGCTGTGGCCTGGGATCCCAATTCCAAACAGATCCAGCCCTTCCAGGTACTGACTACCCGCAAACGTAAG GGCGTGGATGCTGCAGATATCCAAgtgcaggtgtgtgtgtatgcattcgACTTGCTCTACCTCAACGGGCAG TCTCTGGTCCGAGAACCACTGTCGATGCGCCGGTCCTTGCTGCACAGTTCCTTCACCGAGGTTGAGGGCCAGTTCCTCTTTGCCACCTCCATGGACACTAGTAACACTGATGAGATAGCAGAGTTCCTAGAGCGCTCCATCAAAG ACTCATGTGAGGGGCTAATGGTGAAAACCCTGGAAGTGGATGCCACGTATGAAATTGCAAAGAGATCTCACAATTGGCTGAAG CTTAAAAAAGATTACCTGGAGGGTGTTGGAGACACACTGGACCTGGTGGTGATTGGTGCCTACCTAGGCAAGGGCAAGCGTGCAGGAACATATGGAGGCTTTCTCCTCGCCTGTTATGAGAAGGAAAGTGAGGAATTTCAGAGCATCTGCAAG ATTGGCACTGGATTCTCAGATGAGGACCTGGAGAAACTCTATATTTCCCTCAAG GATCATGTAATTCCACAGCCACGCCCATACTATCGGTGGGGTGGAACTGCTGAACCTGA
- the ZSWIM9 gene encoding uncharacterized protein ZSWIM9 codes for MGDLGLGREFHTWHQFSTLFDDWCEKHKVLFIIASLKPLISLRQNPLQYQPSLAETLRFRFVRLICKHSGTYVGQSTVQRNRLSEKIDCPASITLRLGPKKDRLVVIEANLEHNHQLSELEFAHQFKRHQLKASLGLPIRITNSISKRFLAPDLIWNLEDYSRAKDKGMCELLAILDGLFKADAGAKVKLVFEEDVAVLNSIFLTTSRMRELVQRFPARLFLERAACLDADFELYTVLCQDANGRGREVAYCLARQGLPDLLIFIVASLVQSVPDIKLQVKVVTVGASVTGLDAVEEVLPCARVQICRLQVLEALYRKACELAVPKEDQIRNLLLNLANADSPLVYSQYLSDLEDVAPLSFLKYFLERWHPHKGMWVECWAFEKNRECSFLDHLSTHRRKLLRALSPPMALGACIQGLLDLQALHVETATLNVAPVVERFCVACLPDSASLVAEELGLVPNVHYELKDTPDGYLLEESTCSFLVSQDLATCSCSIYMAHQLPCRHIFAARLWVGEPLFDPGLLSSLPDTHQDITELEAPVGPDANPRKCQVY; via the exons ATGGGGGACCTCGGACTGGGCCGAGAGTTCCATACCTGGCACCAGTTCAGCACACTCTTTGACGACTGGTGTGAAAAGCACAAGGTACTGTTCATCATCGCCAGTCTGAAGCCGCTGATCTCCCTGCGCCAGAATCCACTCCAGTATCAGCCCAGCCTGGCAGAGACGCTCCGCTTCCGTTTTGTACGACTGATCTGCAAGCACAGCGGGACCTATGTGGGGCAGAGCACCGTCCAGCGCAACCGCCT AAGTGAGAAGATAGACTGCCCGGCCTCCATCACTCTACGCCTGGGCCCCAAGAAAGACCGCCTGGTGGTGATTGAGGCCAACCTGGAGCACAACCACCAACTGTCAGAGCTGGAGTTTGCCCACCAATTCAAACGTCACCAGTTGAAGGCCAGCCTGGGACTGCCGATCCGCATCACCAACAGCATCTCCAAGCGCTTCCTGGCTCCCGACCTGATTTGGAACCTGGAGGACTATAGCAGAGCCAAAGACAAGGGTATGTGTGAGCTCTTGGCCATCCTGGATGGGCTCTTCAAGGCCGATGCTGGTGCCAAAGTCAAACTGGTGTTTGAGGAGGATGTGGCTGTCCTCAACAGCATCTTCCTGACCACGTCACGCATGCGCGAACTGGTACAGCGCTTCCCAGCCCGCCTCTTCCTGGAGCGGGCTGCCTGCCTTGATGCAGACTTTGAGCTCTACACAGTGTTATGCCAGGATGCCAATGGGCGTGGCCGCGAGGTAGCCTATTGCTTGGCACGCCAGGGGCTGCCAGACCTCCTTATATTCATTGTGGCTTCATTGGTGCAGAGCGTCCCAGACATCAAGCTGCAGGTAAAGGTGGTTACTGTGGGAGCCAGTGTGACCGGGCTGGATGCAGTGGAAGAGGTGCTGCCCTGTGCTCGGGTTCAGATCTGCCGCCTGCAAGTTTTGGAAGCCCTCTACCGCAAGGCCTGTGAACTGGCAGTGCCCAAGGAAGACCAGATCCGGAACCTGCTGCTCAACCTGGCTAACGCTGATTCGCCGCTGGTCTACAGCCAGTACCTGAGTGACCTGGAAGATGTGGCTCCGCTCTCTTTTCTGAAGTATTTCCTGGAGCGCTGGCACCCCCATAAAGGGATGTGGGTGGAGTGCTGGGCCTTTGAGAAGAATCGTGAGTGCTCCTTCCTCGACCACCTTAGCACCCACCGCCGCAAGCTGCTGAGAGCACTGAGCCCCCCCATGGCACTGGGTGCCTGTATCCAGGGCCTGCTAGATCTCCAGGCCCTGCATGTGGAGACGGCAACACTCAATGTGGCGCCTGTGGTGGAGCGATTTTGTGTTGCCTGTTTGCCTGACAGTGCCAGCCTGGTGGCCGAGGAATTGGGCCTGGTTCCCAATGTGCACTATGAGCTCAAGGACACACCTGATGGATACCTCCTGGAGGAGAGCACCTGCTCTTTTCTGGTAAGCCAGGACCTTGCCACATGCAGCTGCTCCATCTACATGGCTCACCAGCTGCCCTGCCGACACATCTTTGCTGCACGTCTTTGGGTTGGAGAACCTCTCTTTGACCCCGGGTTGCTTTCCAGCTTGCCAGACACGCATCAAGACATCACAGAGTTGGAGGCACCTGTTGGACCAGATGCTAACCCAAGAAAATGCCAAGTGTATTGA
- the LIG1 gene encoding DNA ligase 1 isoform X2, with protein sequence MQSTIRSFFQPLARTKLEKETAEKDHLEADWTPKREPAKREQLVNSTTLSPHSSVNPKSKKTAQIVNGEEDSGKTEERDAQARENKQISDSVPDQNVPESRISPSTSPAASNSPSPSSIPRRKTARKQLAKRKAEEGINDTNGIQEDPYAKKWKGDDAEDGLKRELDERSMEVEETKDDNSRLVELKTEKDAEEEKMLTLTKPSSKPISSFFAPRRTSVKAEKKQAPVTEESIPVAKSHKEDNSNDSRTGSSHKPSVALDPAEYNPSKGNYHPVHDACWDPGQRVPYLAVARTFEWIEEESARLKIIETLSNLFRSVIALTPEDLLPCVYLCLNRLGPAYEGLELGIGKTILMKALAQATGRQLDQIKAEAAEKGDLGVVAENSRTTQGIMFAPPKLSAATVFGKLQAIGRMTGSSSMNKKIDIIKALFVACRHSEARYVARSLEGKLRIGLAEQSVLSALAQAASLTPPGQKFPPEVLDAAKGKSSEVRKAWLEERALIVKQAFCELPNYDTIVSVLLEHGVESLPQHCKITPGIPLKPMLAHPTKGIGEVLKRFEEAAFTCEYKYDGERAQIHILENGEVHIYSRNQENNTTKYPDIVGRIPKVKKSTVQSCILDAEAVAWDPNSKQIQPFQGVDAADIQVQVCVYAFDLLYLNGQSLVREPLSMRRSLLHSSFTEVEGQFLFATSMDTSNTDEIAEFLERSIKDSCEGLMVKTLEVDATYEIAKRSHNWLKLKKDYLEGVGDTLDLVVIGAYLGKGKRAGTYGGFLLACYEKESEEFQSICKIGTGFSDEDLEKLYISLKDHVIPQPRPYYRWGGTAEPDHWLEAQHVWEVKCADLSISPVHKAATGLVDEEKGISLRFPRFLRIRDDKKPEEATASTQVAELYRKQQQIQNQQPVEKGDDDFY encoded by the exons ATGCAGAGCACCATACG ATCATTCTTCCAGCCTTTAGCACGGACTAAGCTTGAGAAAGAGACAGCAGAGAAGGATCACCTGGAAGCAGATTGGACGCCAAAAAG AGAACCTGCAAAACGTGAACAATTGGTGAATAGCACAACTCTTAGCCCACATTCCTCAGTGAATCCTAAAAGCAAAAAAACTGCCCAGATTGTTAATGGTGAAGAGGACTCCGGGAAAACAGAAGAAAGGGATGCACAGGCAAGAGAAAACAAGCAG ATATCTGATAGTGTTCCTGATCAGAATGTCCCTGAAAGTAGAATCTCTCCAAGCACCAGCCCAGCTGCTTCTAATTCACCCTCGCCCTCAAGCATCCCTCGTCGTAAAACTG CACGCAAGCAACTCGCCAAGCGTAAAGCAGAGGAAGGAATCAATGACACCAATGGCATTCAGGAGGATCCTTATGCCAAAAAATGGAAAGGAGATGATGCTGAAGATG GCTTGAAAAGAGAGCTGGATGAGAGGTCCATGGAAGTAGAAGAAACAAAAGATGACAATTCAAGGCTGGTAGAGCTTAAGACAGAAAAAGATGCAGAGGAAGAGAAGATGCTGACACTTACAAAGCCCTCTAGCAAGCCCATCTCTAGTTTTTTTG CCCCCAGAAGAACTTCTGTGAAGGCAGAAAAAAAGCAGGCACCTGTGACAGAAGAAAGTATACCTGTAGCAAAGAGCCATAAAGAAGACAATAGCAATGACAGTAGAACTGGCAG TTCTCACAAGCCATCTGTTGCACTTGACCCTGCAGAATACAACCCTTCAAAGGGCAACTATCATCCTGTGCATGATGCTTGCTGGGATCCTGGCCAAAG agTGCCATACTTGGCTGTGGCCCGTACATTTGAATGGATTGAGGAAGAATCTGCCCG GCTGAAAATCATAGAGACCCTGAGTAACCTTTTCCGGTCTGTGATTGCCCTAACTCCAGAAGACCTATTGCCTTGTGTCTACCTCTGTCTCAATCGGCTAGGTCCAGCCTATGAAGGCTTAGAACTGGGTATAGGCAAAACTATCCTCATGAAAGCCTTGGCTCAGGCCACCG GCCGGCAGCTAGACCAGATcaaggcagaggcagcagagaaAGGGGACCTGGGTGTGGTTGCTGAGAATAGCCGGACCACCCAAGGCATCATGTTTGCCCCACCGAAGCTTAGTGCTGCGACTGTCTTTGGCAAACTGCAGGCAATTGGGCGCATGACAGGAAGCTCT TCCATGAACAAGAAGATTGACATTATCAAGGCCTTGTTTGTTGCTTGTCGCCACTCAGAGGCACGCTATGTTGCTCG ATCGTTGGAAGGGAAACTGCGGATCGGGTTAGCAGAACAGTCTGTCTTGTCTGCCCTAGCTCAGGCAGCATCACTCACTCCTCCAGGACAAA AATTCCCCCCTGAAGTTCTAGATGCAGCTAAAGGCAAGTCTAGTGAGGTGCGCAAAGCCTGGCTGGAGGAGAGAGCCCTGATTGTTAAACAGGCCTTTTG tgaGCTACCAAATTATGACACCATTGTGTCTGTCCTCCTGGAGCATGGTgtggagagcctgcctcagcaCTGCAAGATCACACCAG gaatcCCCCtaaagcccatgctggcccacccAACCAAGGGCATTGGGGAAGTATTGAAACGCTTTGAGGAGGCAGCTTTCACCTGTGAATACAAGTACGATGGGGAACGAGCACAG ATCCACATCCTGGAGAATGGGGAGGTGCATATCTATAGCCGGAACCAAGAGAACAACACAACCAAGTACCCTGACATTGTCGGCCGTATCCCCAAG GTGAAAAAGAGCACTGTGCAGTCGTGTATCCTGGATGCAGAGGCTGTGGCCTGGGATCCCAATTCCAAACAGATCCAGCCCTTCCAG GGCGTGGATGCTGCAGATATCCAAgtgcaggtgtgtgtgtatgcattcgACTTGCTCTACCTCAACGGGCAG TCTCTGGTCCGAGAACCACTGTCGATGCGCCGGTCCTTGCTGCACAGTTCCTTCACCGAGGTTGAGGGCCAGTTCCTCTTTGCCACCTCCATGGACACTAGTAACACTGATGAGATAGCAGAGTTCCTAGAGCGCTCCATCAAAG ACTCATGTGAGGGGCTAATGGTGAAAACCCTGGAAGTGGATGCCACGTATGAAATTGCAAAGAGATCTCACAATTGGCTGAAG CTTAAAAAAGATTACCTGGAGGGTGTTGGAGACACACTGGACCTGGTGGTGATTGGTGCCTACCTAGGCAAGGGCAAGCGTGCAGGAACATATGGAGGCTTTCTCCTCGCCTGTTATGAGAAGGAAAGTGAGGAATTTCAGAGCATCTGCAAG ATTGGCACTGGATTCTCAGATGAGGACCTGGAGAAACTCTATATTTCCCTCAAG GATCATGTAATTCCACAGCCACGCCCATACTATCGGTGGGGTGGAACTGCTGAACCTGA